In the Thermodesulfobacteriota bacterium genome, one interval contains:
- a CDS encoding PA0069 family radical SAM protein, whose translation MSTPIAGIKGRGSAENPGNRFEKIDFEPSEEEISEGISPETVFYKDTTRSIITYNDSPDVGFNAGINPYRGCEHGCIYCYARPTHEFLGLSLGLDFESRIFVKEDAPALLRKELSSPKYVPDTIAISGNTDCYQPAERRFRLTRACLEVLSEFRNPAGIVTKNHLVTRDIDVLKGFTEWDGIMVAVSVTTLDPALKRVMEPRTSEPHLRLRAIEELSRNGIPVIVMVAPVIPGLTDHEIPNIVKSASDAGARSAGFIMLRLPYGVSDLFTAWLGRHFPDRKEKVLNRIRSVRGGRLNSSEFYDRMRGKGVYAEQARELFEVACRKAGFDGYKLSLSTTHFRRPGGTQLDLF comes from the coding sequence ATGAGCACCCCAATAGCCGGCATAAAGGGCAGGGGCTCGGCCGAGAACCCGGGCAACAGGTTCGAGAAGATAGATTTCGAGCCCTCGGAGGAGGAAATATCGGAAGGCATTTCTCCCGAGACCGTTTTCTATAAGGACACGACGAGGTCTATCATCACCTACAACGACAGCCCCGACGTCGGATTTAACGCCGGCATTAACCCCTACCGCGGCTGCGAGCACGGATGCATCTACTGTTACGCGAGACCGACCCACGAGTTCCTGGGCCTCTCCCTCGGGCTCGATTTCGAATCGAGGATATTCGTCAAGGAAGACGCCCCCGCGCTCTTGAGAAAAGAGCTCTCCTCTCCCAAATACGTCCCCGACACTATCGCCATAAGCGGCAATACCGATTGCTACCAGCCCGCCGAGCGCCGCTTCCGCCTCACGCGCGCATGCCTCGAGGTCCTTTCCGAATTCAGGAACCCCGCGGGCATAGTGACGAAGAACCATCTCGTCACGCGCGATATAGACGTACTCAAAGGGTTTACGGAATGGGACGGCATAATGGTTGCGGTCTCGGTTACCACTCTCGACCCCGCGTTAAAGAGGGTGATGGAGCCCCGGACTTCGGAGCCGCACCTGAGGCTCCGGGCGATAGAGGAGCTTTCCCGGAACGGAATACCGGTGATAGTCATGGTCGCCCCCGTGATACCCGGTCTTACCGACCACGAGATTCCGAATATTGTTAAGAGCGCGTCCGACGCGGGCGCGAGGAGCGCCGGGTTTATAATGCTCAGGCTCCCATACGGCGTATCGGATCTATTCACCGCATGGCTCGGGAGGCACTTCCCCGATAGAAAAGAAAAGGTGCTCAACAGGATAAGGTCAGTCAGGGGCGGCAGGCTCAACAGCTCCGAGTTTTACGACAGGATGCGCGGTAAGGGCGTCTATGCCGAGCAGGCCAGGGAATTGTTTGAGGTCGCCTGCAGGAAGGCGGGGTTCGACGGATACAAGTTGAGCCTCTCTACGACACATTTCAGGAGGCCCGGTGGGACCCAGCTCGACCTCTTCTGA
- the ispG gene encoding flavodoxin-dependent (E)-4-hydroxy-3-methylbut-2-enyl-diphosphate synthase translates to MQRNSRRINIGSVSVGGGAPVTVQSMTKTDTRDVPATVAQIKSLEKAGCDIVRLAVPDMDAALALGKIKKRTKIPIVSDIHFDYKLALEAVRQGVDGMRINPGNIGARYRIKAVVDAVRERGIPIRIGVNSGSLEKDILKKHGSPTPEALAESALRHVSILEDLDFRDIKISVKSTDVRKMIAAYRILAEKTDYPLHLGVTEAGTYEMGTIKSSVGIGTLLAEGIGDTIRVSLTGDPVDEIDVGLKILRSLGMRRNGIELISCPGCGRLEIDLMKLVKDVEQRITGIELPRPIKIAILGCVVNGPGEASEADIGIAGGRGKGMLYKDGKLVRSFKECEIVDELVKELETFAEPVN, encoded by the coding sequence ATGCAGAGAAACTCGAGGCGGATAAATATAGGCAGCGTCAGTGTGGGCGGAGGCGCGCCCGTCACCGTGCAGTCCATGACCAAGACCGATACGAGGGACGTCCCGGCCACGGTCGCGCAGATAAAGTCTCTCGAGAAAGCTGGGTGCGACATAGTACGCCTCGCGGTCCCCGATATGGACGCGGCTCTCGCCCTCGGAAAGATAAAAAAACGGACGAAGATACCCATTGTCTCGGACATCCATTTCGACTATAAGCTCGCGCTCGAGGCTGTCAGGCAGGGCGTGGACGGCATGAGGATAAACCCCGGCAACATCGGCGCCAGGTACAGGATAAAGGCCGTCGTCGACGCCGTCAGGGAGAGGGGGATACCCATCAGGATAGGCGTCAATTCAGGCTCCCTCGAGAAAGACATATTGAAAAAGCACGGCTCCCCGACGCCCGAAGCCCTGGCCGAGAGCGCGCTCAGGCACGTCTCGATACTCGAAGACCTCGATTTCAGAGACATCAAGATATCCGTAAAATCGACCGACGTCAGGAAGATGATAGCCGCATACCGCATACTCGCCGAGAAGACGGACTACCCGCTTCATCTGGGCGTCACCGAAGCGGGCACCTACGAGATGGGGACCATCAAGTCTTCTGTCGGCATAGGCACGCTCTTAGCCGAAGGCATAGGGGACACCATAAGGGTCTCGCTAACGGGAGACCCTGTCGACGAAATTGATGTCGGACTCAAGATACTCCGCTCCCTCGGCATGAGGCGGAACGGCATAGAGCTCATCTCGTGCCCCGGATGCGGGAGGCTCGAGATAGACCTCATGAAGTTGGTCAAGGACGTCGAGCAGAGGATTACCGGGATCGAGCTCCCGAGGCCGATAAAGATCGCCATATTGGGATGCGTCGTGAACGGCCCCGGAGAGGCCTCGGAGGCGGATATCGGCATAGCCGGCGGCCGCGGCAAGGGCATGTTATATAAGGACGGGAAGCTCGTCCGTTCTTTTAAGGAATGCGAGATCGTGGACGAGCTCGTGAAGGAGCTCGAGACCTTCGCCGAGCCGGTTAATTAA